The following is a genomic window from Bordetella sp. H567.
GCATCGCGTTCGGCCTTGGCCGGCATCCCCGGCGCCAGACCCGCGCAGACGATGCCGCGCGCGCCCGCGGCCACGCAGGCTTGCACCAGCGTGCCATCCGCACCGATGTAGGAATAGAGGATGTCCACGCGCGGCAATACGGCATCATCCGGCACCGCGGTGAACGCGGGCAGCGTGGGATCCACCTCGCGCGCTTCATTGCGGCGGTAGTAGAAGACGCCATCCGGGTCCACCACGCCCAGCGGCCCGAAGTCGGCGGAGCGGAACGTCTGTACGCGCAGCGTGTGCGTCTTCACGACATCGCGCGCCGACGAAATTTCGTCGTTCAGCACCACCAGCACGCCGCGCCCGCGCGATTGCGGCGCCGCCGCCGTGCGCAGGGCCGCGATCACGTTCATGGGGGCGTCCGACCCGACGGCGCTGAGGGGGCGTTGCGCACCCACCAGCACGACCGGCTGTTCCAGCGACAAGGTCAGGTCCAGGAAGAAAGCGGTTTCCTCCAGCGTGGCGGTGCCGTGCAGGATCACAAAGCCGGCCAGGTCTGGCTGTTCCGCCGCCATGCGGCGTATCGTCGTACGCAGCGCGAACCAGTCCTGCATGGTGATCGCCGAACTGCTGACCTCGCGGAAAGGAACCAATACCGCGCGGGCTACGCTGGCGGTCTCGGGGATCGCCCGAAGCACATCCTCCACGCTCAGCTTGGCGCCGAACTCCGGATAGTCCATGGTATCCAGGGGCCCCGTGCCACGCGATGTGATGGTGCCGCCGCAACCGATGATGGCCACGCGAGGAAGGGAAGTGCTGTCGGTCATGAGAACGCTCCTATGGGTCGACGGGCGACACACTAGCCCTGTTGGAGAATTCGCGCAAACGCCTGCGCCGTGGGATTCAGGTTGTCGGGCCTGCGGGCGCAGTACAGGTCCACGTCGAAGGCGTTGGGCAAGCCGGACAGCGGCCGGTACACCACCGAATTGCGCAAGCCGGCGGCGGATTCCGGGACCAGCGCCATGCCCATGCCGCCCTCGACCAGCGCCAGCAGCGTGGGCAGCACGCTTTCGTAGACGATGCGCGGCCGCACGTTATGGTCGCGGAACAGCCGGGTCTGCACGGCATTGAAGTACGAGGAGCCCTCGCGCTGGAAGCCCACCATGGCCTGGCCGTCCAGCCGGGCCATGGGCACCTGGTCCAGGTCGCGGTAGGGATGGTCGGCCGGCATCGCCAGCACCATTTTTTCTCGATGCACGCGCTCGAAGATCAGGTCGTGCTCGATCGCGCGGGGCAGGCGGCGGAAGATGGCGATGTCTATGGTGCCGGACATCAGCCGGTCGGTGATTACGCCGGTCAGCTCTTCGAACAGCACCAGTTCGACGTCGGGATAGGCGGCGCGGTAGCGGGCGATCGCCCCGGGCAGTACGCGATAGGCCGCGGTGCTGACGAAGCCCACGGCCAGGCGGCCCGCATCGCCGCTGCCGGCGCGGCGCACCGCGCGCAGGGTCGAATCGTTGTCGTCGATCAGGCGCCGCGCCCGGTGCAGCAGCACTACGCCCGCTTGCGTCAGCCGCACCGAGCGTGTCGAACGCACGAACAGCTCTGTGCCCACTTCCGCTTCGAACTGGCGGATGAGCTGGCTGAGCGGCGGCTGGCTGATGTTCAGCCGGATCGCTGCCCGGCCAAAATGCAGCTCCTCCGCCACGACGACGAAGGCGCGCAGGGCGCGCGACAGGAGAGGCATCGTTTTCCCGGATGATTGAGTCAGAATCCATCTTAATTTTTCGGTTAGATTGTATTAGACATATCAATCCACGCTCCATAAAGTAGTCAGGCTGGAGGGCGGCCCGGCTCGCCATGAATACATCCATGGGACGTTGAAGTGAAACCTTTGAACCAGTTGACCGCATGGGAAGCCGCCGCCGCCATCGAGCGCGGCGAGACCACGCCTACCGCCGTCGTCCAGGCCTGCCTGGATCGCATCGCCGAACGCAACGACCAGATCCGGGCCTTCGTGGCCTGTGACCCGCAGCGTGCCCTGGCCGGGGCCAAGCAGGCCGAAGCCATGGCCGCCGGGCCGCTGCGCGGGGTGCCTTTCGCCGCCAAGGACATTTTCGATACCGCGGACTATCCCACCGAGTACGGTTCGCCCATCTACCGGGGACACCGCCCGGTCACCGACGCGGGCTGCGTGGCGATGGCCAAGCATCGCGGCGCGGTGCTGATCGGCAAGGTCGCGACGGGCGAATTCGCGACGCAGACGCCGAGCAAGGCGGTGAACCCGCTGCGCGTCACCCATACGCCGGGGGGATCGTCCAGCGGATCGGGGGCGGCGGTCGGCGACTGCATGGTGCAGGTGGCCTTCGGCACGCAGACCACCGGTTCCATCGTGCGGCCGGCGATCTACTGCGGCGCGGTGGGATACAAGCCCAGCTTCGGTCTCATCGCCACGGCCGGCATGAAGGCCCTGAGCCCATCGCAGGACACCATCGGTGTGATCACGCGCGACGTCGCCGACGCCGCGTTCTTCACGATGGGTCTGCATGGCGCGCGCGACGTCATGTCGGGCAGCATCCTGCGGCCGCGCATCGGCCTGTGCCTGTCGCGGCAATGGGACTATGCCCATCCGTCCACCATCGCCGCCATCGAGCGGGCCGCGGACCGCCTGCAAAAAGCCGGCGCCCAGGTGACGCGCTTCTGGCTGCCGGCCGAGCTCGAAGCGCTGGAGGCCACCCAGCTGCGGGTATTCGCTTTCGAAGCGCGCCAGACGCTGGCGCAGGAAAGACTGAACAGCGAAAGCCTGCTCAGCCCGCGGTTGCAGGCGCGCCTGCAGAGCGGCGCCGAGATCGGCCTGGACGAATACACGGGGATGCTGCAGCACGTCGCGCAGATGCGCGCCCGCGCCCGCGCGCTGTTCGACGACTACGATGTATTGCTCTATCCGGCCGCGGACGGCGAAGCGGAAGCCGGCCACGACTATGCGGGATCCCCGCGCTACGGCGCGATCTGGACATTGCTGCACATGCCCTGCGTGTCCTTCCCGCTGGAAATCGGTCCCGGCGGCCTGCCGCTGGGGGCCCAACTGATCGGCGCCTACGGCCAGGACACCCGCTTGCTGGCCGCGGCGCGCTTCGCCACCTCGGTACTGGGCCCCGTGCCCCGGCCGACTGCCTGACCACCTTCAACCGCACCGTAGCCAAAACAAGGGGAATACCTTATGCACGCGAAGAAACTGCTGGGAAGCTTGATACTGACCGCGCTGGGCGCGGGCGTGGCCCTGTCCGCGCAAGCCCAGGAAACGCTGAAGATCGGCGGCATCGGGCCGCTGTCGGGCGGCGGCACTGCCTGGGGCCTGGCCGTGCAGCGCGGCGTGCAGATGGCCATCGACGAGGCCAACGCCCAGGGCGGCCTGAAGATCGGCGGCAAGACCTACAAGCCCGAACTGGTGATGTACGACGACAAGTACACCGCTACGGGCGGCCGGACCGCCGCCGAGCGCCTGGTCAACTACGACAAGGTCAACTTCATCATCGGTCCGATCGGCACGCCGTCGGCCATGGCTGTCGTGCCCATCACGAACCAGGCCAAGGCCATCGTGCTGTCGGACGGCTACGCGCCCGACATCCTGAAACAGGGCGGCCAGAACGGGTACAACTTCCGCTCGATGAACAGCAACGTCGAGTTCGGCCCTGCCATGGTGAAGTGGCTGAAGGACACGCATCCCAAGGTGAAGAAGGTCGCGCTGATCGTCCCCAACGACGCGACCGGCCAGGTGGTGATGCCCACTCTGGGCCAGACCTACAAGGACAACGGCTACACCGTGTGGTCGGAAAGCTATGAGCGCGGCTCGAAGGAATTCACGCCGCTGCTGACGCGCATGATGGCGCAGGGCGTGGACCTCCTGGACCTGAACCTGAACGCGCCGGGCGAAGCGGGACTGCTGGTCAAGCAGGCGCGCCAGATCGGCTACAAGGGCTTGATCTGGCAGGTCGGCGGGCCCGGCATCGACGAGATCAACGATATCGCCGGCCCCAATGCCGAAGGCTTCATGTCCTATGACGTGTTCGACTTCCGCGAACCGGGCGCGCAGAAATTCGTCGATGCGTACAAGAAGCGCTGGAGCGGCGTGATCAACGCGCAAACGCCGGGCTGGTACAACTCGGCCAGGATCCTTTTCAAGGCGCTGGAGAACGCCGGCACCGTCACCGATACGGACAAGGTGCGCACCGCCCTGGAGAACCTGGGCGGCTACGACGCCGGCATTTACGGCCCGGTGGTGTGGGGCGGCCAGAAGGCCTATGGCGTGAACCGCCAGCTGCTGAACAAGTTCTGGATCACCCAGATCAAGGACGGCAAGCCGCAGACGATCACGACCCTGACGCCCGTCAAGGAATAAGCCTTATCCGTCCGGCGCGGGCTCACCGCGCCGGACGTTCCGCCATCAAGGGGATTGCATGTTTTCCGCACCGGTCCTGACCCAGGTGCTGATCAACGGCCTGAGCCTCAGCGCGATCTACGTCCTGATCGCGCTGGGGTTCACGTTGTTGTTCGGCATCATGAAGGTGGTCAACTTCGCCCACGGCAGTTTCGCCATGCTGGGCGGCTATGCGCTGCACTATTATTTCGGCGAATTCAAGCTGCCCTATGTGGTGGCGATCCTGCTGGCGGGACTGACGGTCGCCGCCGCCAGCATGGTGCTGGAATGGCTGGTGTTCCGCCGCTTTTACCAGAAGATGTTCCAGAGCATGATCGGCCTGCTGGGACTGGACATCGCCATCGTCTACAGCAGCGTGCTGGTGTGGGACGTCTATGAGCGTTCCATCCCGGCGGCGGTGGACGCCATGGTGCCGATCGGCGCGGTCTCGATACCGGCCGACAAGCTGATGATCATCGGCATCGCCATCGTGGTGCTGCTGGCGTTCTGGGCCTTCATGAGCCTGAGCCGCTACGGCCTGGCGGTGCGCGCCGCATCCGAAGATATCGAGATCGCCGAGGCGCAGGGCGTGAATACCCGGCGCATTTACCAACTGGCGTTTTTCCTGGCGGTGTTCATGACCGCCATCGCCGGCGCGATCTATGCGCAGACCTACGCGTTGTCGCCGTTCATGGGCGACCGGCCGCTGATGGTGGCCTTCATCGTGGTGATCCTGGGCGGCATGGGCAGCATCCCCGGCGCGGCGCTGGGCGGCGTGCTGTTCGGCTTCGGCGAAAGCTTCCTGTCGACCTTCTACGGATCGGCCACGTCCACCTTCGTTTCCTTCGGCGTGGTCATCGCGCTGCTGGTGGTGCGCCCCTGGGGCCTGCTTGGAAAACCGGAACGCTGAGGCCGCCATGTCGAACATTTCCTCGAACACACTGGCCGCGCGGCGGCCTCGCACCGGCGTCACGCGCGGGATGACAGTGCTCTGCGTGGGCATCCTGGCCACCGTGATATTGGCCGTGCTGCCGCATGTGGCGGACAACCCCTTCATCCTGGCCATCGGCGCCTTGATCCTGCTGAACGTCATCGGCGCGCTCAGCCTGCACCTGATCATACGCACCGGCCATATCTCGCTGTCGCATGCCGGATTCATGGGCGTCGGCGCCTACGCCTGCGCGCTGTCCGTGCTGAAGCTGGGCGTCTCCCCCTTCGTGGGCCTGGCGATCGGCGCCGCGGCCTCCGGCCTGCTGGCGCTGCTGGTCGGGCCTATCCTGCTGCGGCTGACGGGCAAGTATTTCGTGCTGGTCACCTTCCTGCTGGGCGAGATCATCCGCCTGGTGCTGGTGGAGTGGGAAAGCCTGACGGGCGGCTCCAACGGCCTGTCCAACCTGCCGGACCTGCACGCGGGGTGGAATTCGCCGCTGGCGCAGTACTACATCGCCCTGGTCGCCGCCGTGCTGGTCGCCGCCCTGTGCATCCGCCTGCTGATGTCGGAAACGGGCCGCGCCATCGATGCGGTGCGCGAGGCGCAACGGCTGACCGAATGCGCGGGCGTGCCGGTGCTGCGGTTGAAGGTCGGCGTCTTCGTGCTGGGCTGCGCGCTGGTTGGCCTGCAGGGCGGGCTGCTGGCTTTCTTCATGCACTACATCGACCCCACCACCTTCGGCATGACGGATTCGCTGAACCTGGTCGTAATGAACGTGCTGGGCGGCATGTATCACGTCGTGGGGCCCATCATCGGCGCCGTATTCCTGGTGGCACTGCCGGAGCTGCTGCGCGGCTACGTGGAGGTCCAGCGGATCCTCTTCGGTGTCGCGCTGATCGTGGTCATGGCTTCTTTCCCCACCGGCATGGCGGGATTGGCGGCCATGCTGCGCGGCATGCGCCGCGAACGCAAGGAGGCGCGCGCATGAAAAAACTGCTCAATGTGGAAGCCATCGGTCGCAGCTTCGGCGGCCTGAAGGCCGTCGACGGCGTCAGCTTCGAAGTCTACGAAGGCGAGATCCTGGGCGTGATCGGTCCCAACGGCGCCGGCAAGACCACGCTGGTGAACCTGATCAGCGGTGTGATCAAGCCATCGCGCGGCGCCGTGGCGTTCCGCGACGAGACCGTCACGGGCATGGCGCCGTCGCGCCTGACCGAACGCGGCCTGGTCCGTACCTTCCAGTCCACGGCGGTCTACGGCGCGCGCAGCGTGCGCGAGAACATCGTACGGGGCGCCTACCTGACCCGCTATCCCGGTTTTCTATCCACGCTGCTGGATACGCCCCGTGCGCGCCGGCGCCGGGCCGAATCCGACGCGCAGGTGGACGAACTGCTGGATCGCATGGGCTTGCGCGCCGTGGCCGATGCCGCCGCCGGCAGCCTGCCGTATGGCCTGCAGAAGATCCTGGGCATCGCCATCGCGCTGGCGGCGCGGCCCACCCTGCTGATGCTGGACGAGCCCGTGGCGGGACTCAGCGCCGAGGAAACCGACCAGGTGCGCGACGCCATCCTGTGCGTGCGGGATTCGGGCGTGACGGTGATGGTCGTCGACCACAACATGCGTTTTATCGCCGGGCTGTGCGATCGCCTGCTGGTGGTGGCCGCGGGACAGGAACTCACGCGCGGCAAGCCGGATGAAGTGCTGCGCGACCCGCGCGTTGTGGAGGCTTATTTGGGGACGAGGAATGTCACTGCTGGAATTGCGTAACCTGGACGTGCGCTACGGCCGCGTCGCGGGCACGCGGTCGCTGAGTTTGAGCATCGGCGAAGCCGAGACCGTGGCGCTGATCGGCTCGAACGGCGCGGGAAAGAGCAGCACGCTCAAGGCCATCACGGGATTGGTGAACGGCTACGGCGGCGACGTCCTGTGGCAAGGCAAAAGCATCAAGGGCATGGCGGCATCGGAAGTCGTCAAGCTGGGCATCGGTTTTTCGCCGGAAGGCCGGCGCGTCTTTCCGTCGCTGACCGTGCAGGAGAACCTGAAGATGGGTGCCTTCGGCCGCGGCGGCGACCGCCTGGCCGAACGCATGGAACAGATGTTCGGCTATTTCCCGCGCCTGAAGGAAAGGGCGCGCCAGGCCGCCGGCAGCTTGTCCGGCGGCGAACAGCAGATGCTGGCCATCGGCAGGGCCTTGATGAGCGGCCCCAAGCTGTTCCTGCTGGACGAACCTTCGCTCGGGCTGGCGCCCATTATCGTGGAGCGCATCGGCGACATCCTGCTGGAGATCCAGCAACGCGAAGGCCTGGCCTTCGTGCTGGCGGAACAGAACGCCAATTGGGCGATGCGCGTGGCCCGGCGCACGGCCATCCTGCAATTGGGCGAAAAGGTGTTCGACGATGCTTCCGCGGCGCTGCTCGAAGACCCGAAGGTGCAGACCGCTTTCCTGGGCGTGTAACCGTGGACACTGGCTTTTCTACCCTGACGTTGCGACCCTCGCATTCCGGCTATCCGGGTTACTGACGTCGATTTCCATCATCGGATTGATCCCATGCTACTTCCCTATCACGATCGGTATCCGTACAGCGCCATCACGCGGCGTCCCGACTACAGCTGGCCCGAAGGCAAACGCCTGGCGGTCTACCTGGGCCTGAACATCGAGCACTTCGCCTTCGGCACCGGCAAAGGGCACCACCTGGGCACCGAACTGCCCCAGCCCGATGCGCGCGGCTTCGCGTGGCGCGACTACGGCAACCGGGTCGGCGTGTGGCGCCTGCTGGAGTTGTTCGACGAACTGGGCCTGCCGGCCTCGCATCTGATGAACACGGTGCTGTTCGAATACTGCCCGGAGGTCCTGGAGCCCATCCTGAAGCGCGGCGACGAGATCATCGGCCACGGCCGCACCAATGCCGAGGCGCAGGGCCACCTGTGGGCCGCCGACGAGGCGCGCCTGCTGACCGAAGTACGCGAGGCCATCAAGAAGCACACCGGCCAGGACGTGCGCGGCTGGATGGGCCCGTGGATGTCGCAAAGCGCGCAGACCCCGGAACTGCTGGTCGACACCGGCTACAAGTTCGTGATGGATTGGCCGGCCGATGACCAGCCGGTGTGGATGAAGACGGGGTCGGGCCCGCTGATGTCCGTACCTTATCCGCTGGAGATCAACGACTCGCCGCAGATGCTGGTGCGCCGCCATACCGCGCAGGACTTCGAACAGATGATCATCGAACAGTTCGAGGAAATGCTGCAGCAGTCGGAAAAGCAGCCGCTGGTGTGCGGCATTGCCTTGCATACGATGATCGTCGGCCAGCCTTATCGCCTGCGCGCGCTGCGCCGGGCGCTGAAGTACATCGTGGAACATCCGCAGCGGGACAAGGTCTGGTTCACGCGCCCGGGCGCGATCTACGACCACTGCGCAGGCCTGAAGGACGGAGTGATGGTGCGCCCTTGACCGCCGACTGATGCAGCGGGAGGGATGCCGTGCCTGCGGTGCGTGGGCACGGTTTTTTTTTGCCGCCGGGCCGCCCCAAGGCAAAAAGCCCCCTTGGGGGGCAGCAAGCCGATTTATCGGCGCGGCGTGGGGGTTCTTCTTTCCGCCGGGCCGCCCCAAGGCAAAAAGCCCCCTTGCGGGGCAGCAAGCAGGCGTGCCCGCGCGGAGCTAGGAGCCTTCGCGCGATGCCGTGGAGGGGTTCGGCGTACACGCCGCCGCGCCGCCCAGGGTATTGCGCACCCACACCAGCTCGGCGGCGATCGCCACCGCAATCTCCGCCGGCGTGCGGCTGGCGATGCGCAATCCCACCGGGCCGTGCAGGCGGCCGATCTCCTCATCGGATAGATCGAACATCCGCAGGCGTTCGCGCCGCTTGGCCTGGTTGGGCGCGGAGCCCAGCGCCCCGACGTAGAACGCCGGGGACTTCAGCGCTTCCAGCAGCGCCATGTCGTCCAGCTTGGGATCGTGGGTGACCGCGACAATGGCCGTCCGCTCGTCGG
Proteins encoded in this region:
- a CDS encoding asparaginase — its product is MTDSTSLPRVAIIGCGGTITSRGTGPLDTMDYPEFGAKLSVEDVLRAIPETASVARAVLVPFREVSSSAITMQDWFALRTTIRRMAAEQPDLAGFVILHGTATLEETAFFLDLTLSLEQPVVLVGAQRPLSAVGSDAPMNVIAALRTAAAPQSRGRGVLVVLNDEISSARDVVKTHTLRVQTFRSADFGPLGVVDPDGVFYYRRNEAREVDPTLPAFTAVPDDAVLPRVDILYSYIGADGTLVQACVAAGARGIVCAGLAPGMPAKAERDAYERARRDGVALVQCTRAASGRVANRRALRENGWIAGNSLSPQKARILLALALSQTSDLEVLRALFGRY
- a CDS encoding LysR substrate-binding domain-containing protein, with amino-acid sequence MPLLSRALRAFVVVAEELHFGRAAIRLNISQPPLSQLIRQFEAEVGTELFVRSTRSVRLTQAGVVLLHRARRLIDDNDSTLRAVRRAGSGDAGRLAVGFVSTAAYRVLPGAIARYRAAYPDVELVLFEELTGVITDRLMSGTIDIAIFRRLPRAIEHDLIFERVHREKMVLAMPADHPYRDLDQVPMARLDGQAMVGFQREGSSYFNAVQTRLFRDHNVRPRIVYESVLPTLLALVEGGMGMALVPESAAGLRNSVVYRPLSGLPNAFDVDLYCARRPDNLNPTAQAFARILQQG
- a CDS encoding amidase, translating into MKPLNQLTAWEAAAAIERGETTPTAVVQACLDRIAERNDQIRAFVACDPQRALAGAKQAEAMAAGPLRGVPFAAKDIFDTADYPTEYGSPIYRGHRPVTDAGCVAMAKHRGAVLIGKVATGEFATQTPSKAVNPLRVTHTPGGSSSGSGAAVGDCMVQVAFGTQTTGSIVRPAIYCGAVGYKPSFGLIATAGMKALSPSQDTIGVITRDVADAAFFTMGLHGARDVMSGSILRPRIGLCLSRQWDYAHPSTIAAIERAADRLQKAGAQVTRFWLPAELEALEATQLRVFAFEARQTLAQERLNSESLLSPRLQARLQSGAEIGLDEYTGMLQHVAQMRARARALFDDYDVLLYPAADGEAEAGHDYAGSPRYGAIWTLLHMPCVSFPLEIGPGGLPLGAQLIGAYGQDTRLLAAARFATSVLGPVPRPTA
- a CDS encoding ABC transporter substrate-binding protein, translated to MHAKKLLGSLILTALGAGVALSAQAQETLKIGGIGPLSGGGTAWGLAVQRGVQMAIDEANAQGGLKIGGKTYKPELVMYDDKYTATGGRTAAERLVNYDKVNFIIGPIGTPSAMAVVPITNQAKAIVLSDGYAPDILKQGGQNGYNFRSMNSNVEFGPAMVKWLKDTHPKVKKVALIVPNDATGQVVMPTLGQTYKDNGYTVWSESYERGSKEFTPLLTRMMAQGVDLLDLNLNAPGEAGLLVKQARQIGYKGLIWQVGGPGIDEINDIAGPNAEGFMSYDVFDFREPGAQKFVDAYKKRWSGVINAQTPGWYNSARILFKALENAGTVTDTDKVRTALENLGGYDAGIYGPVVWGGQKAYGVNRQLLNKFWITQIKDGKPQTITTLTPVKE
- a CDS encoding branched-chain amino acid ABC transporter permease; translated protein: MFSAPVLTQVLINGLSLSAIYVLIALGFTLLFGIMKVVNFAHGSFAMLGGYALHYYFGEFKLPYVVAILLAGLTVAAASMVLEWLVFRRFYQKMFQSMIGLLGLDIAIVYSSVLVWDVYERSIPAAVDAMVPIGAVSIPADKLMIIGIAIVVLLAFWAFMSLSRYGLAVRAASEDIEIAEAQGVNTRRIYQLAFFLAVFMTAIAGAIYAQTYALSPFMGDRPLMVAFIVVILGGMGSIPGAALGGVLFGFGESFLSTFYGSATSTFVSFGVVIALLVVRPWGLLGKPER
- a CDS encoding branched-chain amino acid ABC transporter permease, translated to MSNISSNTLAARRPRTGVTRGMTVLCVGILATVILAVLPHVADNPFILAIGALILLNVIGALSLHLIIRTGHISLSHAGFMGVGAYACALSVLKLGVSPFVGLAIGAAASGLLALLVGPILLRLTGKYFVLVTFLLGEIIRLVLVEWESLTGGSNGLSNLPDLHAGWNSPLAQYYIALVAAVLVAALCIRLLMSETGRAIDAVREAQRLTECAGVPVLRLKVGVFVLGCALVGLQGGLLAFFMHYIDPTTFGMTDSLNLVVMNVLGGMYHVVGPIIGAVFLVALPELLRGYVEVQRILFGVALIVVMASFPTGMAGLAAMLRGMRRERKEARA
- a CDS encoding ABC transporter ATP-binding protein; the protein is MKKLLNVEAIGRSFGGLKAVDGVSFEVYEGEILGVIGPNGAGKTTLVNLISGVIKPSRGAVAFRDETVTGMAPSRLTERGLVRTFQSTAVYGARSVRENIVRGAYLTRYPGFLSTLLDTPRARRRRAESDAQVDELLDRMGLRAVADAAAGSLPYGLQKILGIAIALAARPTLLMLDEPVAGLSAEETDQVRDAILCVRDSGVTVMVVDHNMRFIAGLCDRLLVVAAGQELTRGKPDEVLRDPRVVEAYLGTRNVTAGIA
- a CDS encoding ABC transporter ATP-binding protein; the protein is MSLLELRNLDVRYGRVAGTRSLSLSIGEAETVALIGSNGAGKSSTLKAITGLVNGYGGDVLWQGKSIKGMAASEVVKLGIGFSPEGRRVFPSLTVQENLKMGAFGRGGDRLAERMEQMFGYFPRLKERARQAAGSLSGGEQQMLAIGRALMSGPKLFLLDEPSLGLAPIIVERIGDILLEIQQREGLAFVLAEQNANWAMRVARRTAILQLGEKVFDDASAALLEDPKVQTAFLGV
- a CDS encoding polysaccharide deacetylase family protein, which translates into the protein MLLPYHDRYPYSAITRRPDYSWPEGKRLAVYLGLNIEHFAFGTGKGHHLGTELPQPDARGFAWRDYGNRVGVWRLLELFDELGLPASHLMNTVLFEYCPEVLEPILKRGDEIIGHGRTNAEAQGHLWAADEARLLTEVREAIKKHTGQDVRGWMGPWMSQSAQTPELLVDTGYKFVMDWPADDQPVWMKTGSGPLMSVPYPLEINDSPQMLVRRHTAQDFEQMIIEQFEEMLQQSEKQPLVCGIALHTMIVGQPYRLRALRRALKYIVEHPQRDKVWFTRPGAIYDHCAGLKDGVMVRP